One segment of Agromyces albus DNA contains the following:
- the purU gene encoding formyltetrahydrofolate deformylase gives MTTQAPAAPTHLFHWVLTLSCIDGPGIVHAVSGAIVAARGNITESQQFTSLDTGRFFMRLQVESPAGRSELEEALAPVTDRWNMSWHLDEVGRPLRTLVLASTAGHCVNDLLFRQRAGQLPVEIPLVLSNHGTLRDLVDFYGVPFESAAVTSPEAKAAFEARVLEAVDEHDIELVVLARYMQILSPELCAALEGRCINIHHSFLPGFKGANPYRQAHARGVKLIGATAHFVTSDLDEGPIIEQNVVRVDHSRSPAELVAIGQDEESRTLSQAVKWFAERRVLVDGARTIIFR, from the coding sequence ATGACCACGCAAGCCCCAGCAGCGCCCACCCACTTGTTCCACTGGGTGCTGACCCTCAGCTGCATCGATGGTCCCGGCATCGTGCACGCGGTGAGCGGGGCGATCGTCGCGGCTCGCGGCAACATCACCGAGAGCCAGCAGTTCACGAGCCTCGACACCGGGCGCTTCTTCATGCGCCTGCAGGTGGAGTCGCCCGCCGGCCGCTCCGAACTCGAGGAGGCGCTCGCGCCGGTCACCGATCGATGGAACATGTCGTGGCACCTCGACGAGGTGGGGCGGCCACTGCGCACGCTCGTGCTCGCGTCGACCGCGGGCCACTGCGTGAACGACCTGCTGTTCCGCCAGCGGGCCGGGCAACTGCCCGTGGAGATCCCGCTCGTGCTCTCGAACCACGGCACGCTGCGCGACCTGGTCGACTTCTACGGCGTGCCGTTCGAATCGGCGGCAGTGACATCGCCCGAGGCGAAGGCGGCGTTCGAGGCCCGCGTGCTCGAGGCGGTCGACGAGCACGACATCGAGCTCGTGGTGCTCGCCCGGTACATGCAGATCCTCTCCCCCGAGCTCTGCGCGGCGCTCGAGGGCCGGTGCATCAACATCCACCACTCGTTCCTGCCGGGGTTCAAGGGCGCGAATCCATATCGCCAGGCGCACGCGCGCGGCGTGAAGCTCATCGGCGCGACCGCGCACTTCGTCACGAGCGATCTCGACGAGGGGCCGATCATCGAGCAGAACGTGGTGCGCGTCGATCACTCGCGCAGCCCGGCCGAGCTCGTCGCCATCGGGCAAGACGAAGAGAGCCGCACGCTCAGCCAGGCGGTGAAGTGGTTCGCCGAGCGCCGGGTGCTCGTCGACGGTGCCCGCACGATCATCTTCCGTTGA
- a CDS encoding YrdB family protein, which translates to MTEARTERTEPRVGPNDILRFFLELFAFVSLGIWGFMAFPLPWPGLLVGLGAPALAILVWALFVSPKAVFRIDVFGKALVEIAVFSSAAIGWWMLGQPVVAIVFAVTAAVSGILNGRRQLA; encoded by the coding sequence ATGACCGAAGCACGAACCGAGCGAACCGAGCCGAGAGTCGGGCCGAACGACATCCTCCGTTTCTTCCTCGAGCTCTTCGCGTTCGTCTCGCTCGGCATCTGGGGCTTCATGGCGTTCCCCCTCCCGTGGCCCGGTCTGCTCGTGGGCCTCGGCGCTCCCGCGCTCGCGATCCTCGTGTGGGCGCTCTTCGTCTCGCCGAAGGCGGTGTTCCGCATCGATGTGTTCGGCAAGGCGCTCGTCGAGATCGCGGTGTTCTCGTCAGCGGCGATCGGATGGTGGATGCTCGGCCAGCCCGTCGTGGCGATCGTGTTCGCCGTGACCGCCGCCGTCAGCGGCATCCTGAACGGCCGCAGGCAGCTCGCCTGA
- a CDS encoding glucosamine-6-phosphate deaminase translates to MAEVVIVADADAAGAVVADAIVALIRSKPDAVLGLATGSTPLASYRALARRITDDGIDVRGVRGFALDEYVGLPAGHPESYRAVITREVVEPLGLTPELVRVPHGDPATIRTAGDDYERAITAAGGVDLQILGIGRTGHIGFNEPGSSLASLTRVKTLTESTRLDNARFFDSPDDVPMHCITQGIGTILRARHLVLLAFGKAKAHAVAAAVEGPVSASQPGSAIQLHAHATVIVDEAAASGLANLDYYRHAWAHKPDWQGI, encoded by the coding sequence ATGGCTGAAGTCGTGATCGTCGCCGATGCGGATGCCGCAGGGGCCGTCGTCGCCGACGCGATCGTCGCCCTCATCCGGTCCAAGCCCGATGCGGTGCTCGGCCTCGCGACCGGCTCGACGCCGCTCGCGAGCTACCGTGCGCTCGCACGCCGCATCACCGACGACGGCATCGACGTGCGGGGCGTGCGCGGATTCGCGCTCGACGAGTACGTGGGGCTGCCAGCGGGGCATCCCGAGAGCTACCGGGCCGTGATCACGCGCGAGGTCGTCGAGCCGCTCGGCCTCACCCCCGAGCTCGTGCGCGTGCCGCATGGCGACCCGGCGACCATCCGCACCGCCGGCGACGACTACGAGCGTGCGATCACCGCAGCAGGGGGAGTCGACCTGCAGATCCTCGGCATCGGCCGCACGGGCCACATCGGCTTCAACGAGCCGGGCTCCTCGCTCGCCTCGCTCACGCGAGTGAAGACCCTCACCGAGTCGACGCGGCTCGACAATGCGCGCTTCTTCGACTCGCCCGACGACGTGCCCATGCACTGCATCACCCAGGGAATCGGCACGATCCTCCGCGCCCGGCACCTCGTGCTCCTCGCGTTCGGCAAGGCCAAGGCGCACGCGGTGGCCGCCGCGGTCGAGGGCCCGGTCTCGGCGAGCCAGCCGGGTTCGGCGATCCAGCTGCACGCGCACGCGACGGTGATCGTCGACGAGGCCGCGGCATCCGGTCTCGCCAATCTCGACTACTACCGGCACGCCTGGGCGCACAAGCCGGACTGGCAGGGCATCTGA
- a CDS encoding ROK family protein, with amino-acid sequence MRLGIDIGGTKTAAVAIGADGELTDQVRMPTGFGAEAVVATALRTVERMTELAGVGVASFMSIGIGIPGAVDSDTGRVAHAVNLGLEGLDLGSRLSDTLGVAVRVENDVKAAAVGAHHLLGVADGIRAHSMAYLNLGTGLAAGIVLDGRLLRGGHGVAGEIGHLPVDPGGVVCGCGQRGCLETFASGSAIARMWPTAHALPARALFDAADAGDKRAIEVRERFLTGVAAAVRLLVLTTDVDDVVIGGGLSALGGPLLAGTRRILGEWAPDSAFLASLDLAARVQVIPFGFPAAAVGAALVGEHQWLKS; translated from the coding sequence GTGAGGCTCGGCATCGACATCGGGGGCACGAAGACCGCTGCGGTCGCGATCGGCGCCGACGGCGAGCTCACCGACCAGGTGCGGATGCCGACCGGGTTCGGTGCCGAGGCGGTCGTCGCGACGGCGCTCCGCACGGTCGAGCGGATGACCGAGCTGGCGGGCGTGGGCGTCGCGTCGTTCATGTCGATCGGCATCGGCATCCCGGGCGCCGTCGACAGCGACACGGGCCGGGTCGCCCACGCCGTGAACCTCGGGCTCGAGGGCCTCGACCTCGGCTCGCGCCTGTCCGACACGCTCGGCGTCGCGGTTCGCGTCGAGAACGACGTGAAGGCGGCGGCGGTCGGCGCGCACCACCTGCTCGGCGTCGCCGACGGCATCCGTGCCCACTCGATGGCCTACCTCAACCTCGGCACGGGGCTCGCGGCCGGCATCGTGCTCGACGGGCGACTGCTGCGCGGCGGTCACGGCGTCGCCGGCGAGATCGGCCATCTCCCGGTCGACCCCGGCGGCGTGGTGTGCGGGTGCGGGCAGCGTGGCTGCCTCGAGACGTTCGCCTCGGGCTCCGCGATCGCCCGGATGTGGCCGACCGCGCACGCGCTGCCCGCCCGGGCGCTGTTCGACGCCGCCGATGCCGGCGACAAGCGCGCGATCGAGGTGCGTGAGCGGTTCCTCACCGGTGTCGCGGCGGCCGTACGGCTGCTCGTGCTCACGACCGATGTCGACGACGTCGTGATCGGCGGCGGGCTCTCCGCGCTGGGTGGTCCGCTCCTGGCCGGCACTCGCCGTATTCTGGGCGAGTGGGCCCCCGACTCGGCCTTCCTCGCTTCGCTCGACCTCGCCGCACGGGTGCAGGTCATCCCGTTCGGATTTCCCGCGGCCGCCGTGGGTGCCGCTCTCGTAGGAGAACACCAATGGCTGAAGTCGTGA
- a CDS encoding glycoside hydrolase family 3 protein yields MTALDETGAGTDLRRDILTTLLPGFAGTEVPSWLLRRLADGLGGVCVFGPNIRSVAQLRAMSTALRTANPLAIVAIDEEGGDVTRLFYDRGAPYPGNAVLGRVDDPELTARVARAVGEALLATGCTVTFAPDIDVNSNPDNPVIGVRSFGADPELVARHAAAWTRGLQETGIAASAKHFPGHGDTATDSHLALPVVDVPLETLRERELVPFRAAIAAGTRTIMTSHILLPQLDADNPATLSPRILQGLLRGELGFEGVIVTDALDMHGASGTHGIPEAAVRALAAGCDLLCIGFDNTDAQLDDLVAAVEHAIASGRLPAERVRDAARRVRELGASAPPVSDLPALPPTIEPERDGQELARVIDAFEVSDAARTRLARSARIGTVVRIDTVANIAVGVAPWGPFAAEALAGGPSWLGEADVVTVSAERELAGPSALAGTVLVVGKDLHRHPFARAAIEALRTVRDDVVTIDLGWPSNDRAFADVATFGASRLLGEAVVEFVAASLTAPATPTTPTTPPTPPTPPSPPSVAEVS; encoded by the coding sequence ATGACCGCGCTCGACGAGACCGGCGCGGGAACCGACCTGCGCCGGGACATCCTCACGACACTGCTTCCGGGCTTCGCCGGCACGGAGGTGCCCTCGTGGCTCCTCCGCCGCCTCGCCGACGGCCTCGGCGGCGTGTGCGTATTCGGCCCCAACATCCGCTCCGTGGCGCAGTTGCGTGCCATGAGCACCGCGCTGCGCACGGCGAACCCGCTCGCGATCGTCGCGATCGACGAGGAGGGCGGCGACGTCACGCGGTTGTTCTACGACCGCGGGGCGCCCTATCCGGGCAACGCCGTGCTCGGTCGCGTCGACGATCCCGAGCTCACCGCGCGCGTGGCGCGAGCGGTGGGGGAGGCGCTGCTGGCCACGGGATGCACCGTGACCTTCGCCCCCGACATCGACGTCAACTCCAATCCCGACAACCCGGTGATCGGGGTGCGGAGCTTCGGCGCCGACCCCGAACTCGTCGCGCGGCACGCCGCCGCGTGGACCCGGGGACTCCAGGAGACCGGCATCGCCGCGAGCGCGAAGCACTTCCCGGGCCACGGCGACACCGCGACCGACTCGCACCTCGCGCTGCCCGTCGTCGACGTGCCGCTCGAGACGCTCCGCGAGCGGGAGCTCGTGCCGTTCCGCGCCGCAATCGCCGCGGGCACGCGCACGATCATGACATCCCACATCCTGCTGCCCCAGCTCGACGCCGACAACCCGGCGACCCTCTCGCCGCGCATCCTGCAGGGTCTGTTGCGCGGGGAGCTCGGATTCGAGGGCGTCATCGTGACCGACGCGCTCGACATGCACGGGGCGAGCGGCACGCACGGCATCCCCGAGGCCGCGGTTCGGGCCCTCGCCGCCGGGTGCGACCTGCTCTGCATCGGGTTCGACAACACCGACGCGCAGCTCGACGACCTCGTCGCCGCCGTCGAGCACGCGATCGCCTCCGGGCGGCTGCCGGCGGAGCGCGTGCGCGATGCCGCACGACGTGTGCGCGAGCTCGGCGCGAGCGCGCCGCCGGTGAGCGACCTCCCGGCGTTGCCGCCGACGATCGAGCCCGAGCGCGACGGGCAGGAGCTCGCCCGGGTGATCGACGCGTTCGAAGTGTCGGATGCCGCTCGCACTCGTTTGGCCCGATCCGCGCGCATCGGCACGGTGGTGCGGATCGACACCGTCGCGAACATCGCCGTCGGCGTCGCGCCGTGGGGACCCTTCGCGGCGGAGGCGCTCGCCGGGGGCCCCTCGTGGCTCGGCGAGGCCGACGTGGTGACGGTGTCGGCCGAGCGCGAGCTCGCGGGCCCGTCCGCCCTCGCCGGGACCGTGCTCGTCGTGGGCAAGGACCTGCACCGGCATCCGTTCGCCCGTGCCGCGATCGAGGCGCTCCGCACCGTGCGCGACGACGTCGTGACGATCGACCTCGGGTGGCCGTCGAACGATCGAGCATTCGCCGACGTCGCGACGTTCGGCGCGTCGCGGCTCCTCGGCGAAGCGGTCGTGGAGTTCGTGGCGGCCTCGCTCACGGCCCCGGCGACCCCGACGACCCCGACGACCCCGCCGACCCCGCCGACCCCGCCGTCCCCGCCGTCCGTGGCGGAGGTGTCGTGA
- a CDS encoding carbohydrate ABC transporter permease: protein MSTQITPAVQRAEEPARTDLGVVGTRALRGARRPGGKRLSRAGYAAIAIVVFVCSVFPVYWMVNMSFTPPNKIISRDPSLLPLEFTWKNYVTAWTREAAPGQTDFPHALASSLGVAIAVVIVCALFAFLASIAIARFAFRGRVVFIVSVLVVQMVPGEAMMFTIYNMVDDWRLMNTLVGLFIVHLASVVPFTIWTLRGFVKGVPADLEEAAQIDGCTKSQAFWRVTFPLLAPGLVSTGIFAFIQSWNEFLMALLFLKGYNLTLPPWLNSFQSATEATNWGAVMAGSTLIALPVVIFFLFVQGRMTGGLVSGAVKG, encoded by the coding sequence GTGAGCACGCAGATCACTCCCGCCGTCCAGCGCGCCGAGGAGCCCGCCCGCACCGACCTCGGCGTCGTCGGCACGCGCGCCCTGCGCGGTGCCCGGCGACCGGGCGGGAAGCGCCTCAGTCGAGCCGGCTACGCCGCCATCGCGATCGTCGTCTTCGTCTGCTCGGTCTTCCCCGTCTACTGGATGGTGAACATGTCGTTCACCCCGCCGAACAAGATCATCAGCCGCGATCCGAGCCTCCTCCCGCTCGAGTTCACCTGGAAGAACTACGTCACCGCGTGGACTCGCGAGGCCGCGCCCGGCCAGACCGACTTCCCGCACGCCCTCGCGTCGAGCCTCGGCGTGGCCATCGCGGTCGTCATCGTCTGCGCACTCTTCGCGTTCCTCGCCTCGATCGCGATCGCCAGGTTCGCCTTCCGCGGCCGGGTCGTCTTCATCGTGAGCGTGCTCGTCGTGCAGATGGTGCCGGGCGAGGCCATGATGTTCACGATCTACAACATGGTCGACGACTGGCGCCTCATGAACACGCTCGTCGGCTTGTTCATCGTGCACCTGGCATCCGTCGTGCCCTTCACGATCTGGACCCTCCGCGGCTTCGTCAAGGGCGTGCCCGCCGACCTCGAGGAGGCCGCGCAGATCGACGGATGCACCAAGTCGCAGGCGTTCTGGCGAGTCACCTTCCCCCTGCTCGCGCCGGGGCTCGTCTCGACGGGCATCTTCGCGTTCATCCAGAGCTGGAACGAGTTCCTGATGGCGCTCCTCTTCCTGAAGGGCTACAACCTCACGCTCCCGCCGTGGCTGAACTCCTTCCAGTCCGCGACGGAGGCGACGAACTGGGGCGCGGTGATGGCCGGTTCGACGCTCATCGCGCTGCCCGTCGTCATCTTCTTCCTCTTCGTGCAGGGCCGGATGACCGGCGGACTCGTGAGCGGGGCCGTCAAGGGATGA
- a CDS encoding carbohydrate ABC transporter permease, translating into MSATLTEPDAAPRTPSARPPGIPGTTSAGRRRKRQPITPWLLLAPSIVLLGVMVVYPSVVMVINSFTNLEIKNKMLGTPADFVGFDNYIEVFTKSDFPAVLARSLGLMVVLTALIIVGGMLIALLMTKLAKGWRLLVSIGLLLAWAMPPLSATVVWGWIFDTQYGLVNWFLNTLTGTNDFNSHSWLIDPWSFMLVLTIIIVWQGIPFAAFTFYAGLGQVPDEVLEASQLDGANARQRFRLIVMPYLRNVVTAVLVLETIWNLRIFTQVYALQQQGGIASETNVLGTYLFRQGLGEFGVTAAIGVFMVILLMGISYFNVRNTLKEEEL; encoded by the coding sequence ATGAGCGCAACCCTCACCGAGCCTGACGCAGCGCCGCGCACGCCCAGCGCACGACCGCCCGGCATCCCCGGCACCACCTCGGCCGGTCGCCGCAGGAAGCGCCAGCCGATCACCCCGTGGCTCCTGCTGGCACCGAGCATCGTGCTGCTCGGCGTCATGGTGGTCTACCCCTCGGTCGTCATGGTGATCAATTCGTTCACCAACCTCGAGATCAAGAACAAGATGCTCGGCACCCCGGCCGACTTCGTGGGCTTCGACAACTACATCGAGGTCTTCACGAAGTCGGACTTCCCGGCCGTGCTCGCCCGGAGCCTCGGCCTCATGGTCGTGCTGACCGCGCTGATCATCGTCGGCGGCATGCTCATCGCGCTGCTGATGACGAAGCTCGCCAAGGGATGGCGCCTGCTCGTCTCGATCGGCCTCCTCCTCGCGTGGGCGATGCCGCCGCTGTCGGCGACGGTCGTCTGGGGCTGGATCTTCGACACCCAGTACGGGCTCGTGAACTGGTTCCTGAACACCCTCACGGGCACGAACGACTTCAACAGTCACTCGTGGCTCATCGATCCGTGGTCGTTCATGCTGGTGCTCACGATCATCATCGTCTGGCAGGGCATCCCGTTCGCGGCCTTCACGTTCTACGCGGGCCTCGGCCAGGTGCCCGACGAGGTGCTCGAGGCCTCGCAGCTCGACGGCGCGAACGCGAGGCAGCGATTTCGGCTCATCGTCATGCCGTACCTGCGGAACGTGGTCACCGCGGTGCTCGTGCTCGAGACGATCTGGAACCTGCGGATCTTCACGCAGGTCTACGCACTGCAGCAGCAGGGCGGAATCGCCTCGGAGACGAACGTGCTCGGCACCTACCTGTTCCGCCAGGGGCTCGGCGAGTTCGGCGTCACCGCCGCGATCGGCGTGTTCATGGTGATCCTGCTCATGGGGATCTCGTACTTCAACGTCCGCAACACCCTGAAGGAGGAGGAGCTGTGA
- a CDS encoding extracellular solute-binding protein, translating into MRKLGIVALGAAAALTLAGCGTGGGGESADGGQITVWVVGTDTPDDARTYLKDTFEAENEGWTLTVEEKTWADVSDTYAAALQSNDSPDVVEVGNTQTASFADQGLFLPITDLRDDLGGDDFLPGLEESATYDGELYAVPYYAGGRIVFYSQQVLGDTPLPTTLDEYVAAGTALKTDTRSGIWAPGRDWYNALPYVWAHGGFIAEQDGDEWTAGFSSDGGIKGLTQLQEVYLNASIAAKDGDETDPQVPFCAGETAFLSAPAWVQWSITAPADAEAPGCPDTFGSDLGAFPLPGLEAGETAPIFAGGSNMAVATKSANPEQAKAALAIITSSEYQEIMAENGLTPGIISAAAALPDTEIAKAQATALENSKVTPTTPKWAEVEAAQIIQEALVKIAQGGDVATIATELDAQIEEILNG; encoded by the coding sequence ATGAGGAAACTCGGCATTGTGGCGCTCGGCGCCGCCGCTGCCCTGACCCTTGCCGGTTGTGGCACAGGTGGTGGAGGCGAATCCGCCGACGGCGGACAGATCACCGTCTGGGTCGTCGGCACAGACACCCCCGATGACGCCCGCACGTACCTCAAGGACACGTTCGAAGCGGAGAACGAGGGGTGGACGCTCACCGTCGAGGAGAAGACCTGGGCCGACGTCAGCGACACGTATGCTGCGGCGCTCCAGTCGAACGACTCGCCCGACGTCGTCGAGGTCGGGAACACCCAGACCGCGAGCTTCGCGGATCAGGGCCTGTTCCTGCCCATCACCGACCTTCGCGACGACCTCGGCGGCGACGACTTCCTCCCGGGTCTCGAGGAGTCGGCGACCTACGACGGCGAACTGTACGCCGTGCCGTACTACGCCGGCGGCCGCATCGTGTTCTACAGCCAGCAGGTCCTCGGCGACACGCCCCTTCCCACGACGCTCGACGAGTACGTCGCGGCAGGCACGGCACTGAAGACCGACACCCGCTCGGGAATCTGGGCGCCGGGTCGCGACTGGTACAACGCCCTTCCCTACGTCTGGGCGCACGGCGGCTTCATCGCCGAGCAGGACGGCGACGAGTGGACGGCCGGATTCTCCAGCGACGGCGGCATCAAGGGCCTGACTCAGCTGCAGGAGGTCTACCTCAACGCGTCGATCGCAGCGAAGGACGGCGACGAGACCGACCCGCAGGTCCCGTTCTGCGCCGGTGAGACCGCATTCCTCTCGGCGCCCGCATGGGTGCAGTGGAGCATCACGGCTCCGGCCGACGCGGAGGCGCCGGGTTGCCCCGACACCTTCGGCTCCGATCTCGGTGCGTTCCCGCTGCCCGGTCTCGAGGCGGGCGAGACCGCTCCGATCTTCGCCGGCGGCTCGAACATGGCCGTCGCCACGAAGAGTGCCAACCCCGAGCAGGCGAAGGCCGCCCTGGCCATCATCACCTCGTCGGAGTACCAGGAGATCATGGCGGAGAACGGCCTGACCCCGGGCATCATCTCCGCTGCCGCTGCGCTGCCCGACACCGAGATCGCGAAGGCCCAGGCCACCGCACTCGAGAACTCGAAGGTCACCCCGACGACGCCCAAGTGGGCCGAGGTCGAGGCCGCGCAGATCATCCAGGAGGCGCTCGTGAAGATCGCCCAGGGTGGCGACGTCGCGACCATCGCCACCGAGCTCGATGCGCAGATCGAGGAGATCCTCAACGGCTGA
- a CDS encoding ROK family transcriptional regulator: MTEQDAQQGLDSTEPAPAPYGAAIDLLTVPFAGAPIFTRARALRPTGKVLPEHARSHNRALVLQTLYSAGAQSRADVARETGLTRVTISDLVADLIAEGLVIELGQREDARPGKPAILIDVDRGAFQIIGVDLSEHQRFLGAVIDLDGGIVSRAEVDRAGATGERAVDLVIELVRGMLASTTTPVLGIGVGSPGVVDPLGVVRSAPNLGWTDVALQARLANEFSLPVHVANDANVAVLAEHGASQLDDLLLVKIGHGVGAGLIIGGRPVIGGGFAAGEIGHVVVGTDGGPRCACGKHGCLEVWLAVPRLTARLDAIDPESPRRGIRSRRDPARGRPAARHRARPRGRCAQSRRGRAQRPGRTA; this comes from the coding sequence ATGACAGAGCAGGATGCGCAGCAAGGCCTGGACTCCACAGAGCCAGCGCCGGCCCCCTACGGTGCGGCCATCGACCTGCTCACCGTGCCCTTCGCGGGCGCTCCGATCTTCACTCGGGCCCGCGCCCTCCGCCCCACCGGCAAAGTGCTTCCCGAGCACGCGCGCAGCCACAACCGCGCGCTTGTGCTGCAGACCCTCTACTCGGCCGGTGCGCAGAGCCGAGCGGATGTCGCGCGCGAGACCGGCCTCACGAGGGTCACCATCTCCGACCTCGTCGCCGACCTCATCGCCGAGGGGCTCGTCATCGAGCTCGGCCAGCGTGAGGACGCGCGCCCCGGCAAACCCGCCATCCTCATCGACGTCGACCGTGGCGCCTTCCAGATCATCGGCGTCGACCTCTCCGAGCACCAGCGATTCCTCGGCGCGGTCATCGACCTCGACGGCGGCATCGTGTCGCGCGCAGAGGTCGACCGAGCCGGCGCCACGGGCGAACGAGCAGTGGACCTCGTGATCGAGCTCGTACGCGGGATGCTCGCGAGCACGACGACTCCCGTGCTGGGCATCGGCGTCGGCTCGCCCGGTGTCGTCGACCCGCTCGGGGTCGTGCGCTCGGCGCCGAACCTCGGGTGGACCGACGTCGCGCTCCAGGCGCGCCTCGCCAACGAGTTCTCCCTGCCCGTGCACGTCGCGAACGACGCCAACGTCGCCGTGCTCGCCGAGCACGGAGCCTCGCAACTCGACGACCTGCTGCTCGTGAAGATCGGGCACGGTGTCGGCGCCGGGCTCATCATCGGCGGCCGTCCGGTCATCGGTGGCGGCTTCGCGGCCGGCGAGATCGGCCATGTCGTCGTCGGCACCGACGGCGGTCCGCGCTGTGCGTGCGGCAAGCACGGATGCCTCGAGGTGTGGCTCGCCGTGCCGCGACTCACCGCCCGACTCGACGCGATCGACCCCGAGTCGCCCCGACGCGGCATCCGCTCGCGACGAGATCCTGCACGAGGCCGGCCGGCGGCTCGGCATCGTGCTCGCCCCCGTGGTCGGTGCGCTCAATCTCGCCGAGGTCGTGCTCAGCGGCCCGGCCGAACTGCTTGA
- a CDS encoding NADP-dependent isocitrate dehydrogenase, giving the protein MSKIKVEGTVVELDGDEMTRIIWQAIKDQLIHPYLDVNLEYYDLSIQKRDETDDQITVDAAHAIQKHGVGVKCATITPDEARVEEFGLKKMWRSPNGTIRNILGGVIFREPIIISNIPRLVPGWNKPIIVGRHAFGDQYRATDFRFEGEGTLTMTFTPKDGSEPQQFEVFQSPGSGVAMGMYNLDASIRDFARASLNYGLARNYPVYLSTKNTILKAYDGRFKDLFQEVFDAEFRQAFETAGLTYEHRLIDDMVAASLKWEGGYVWACKNYDGDVQSDTVAQGFGSLGLMTSVLATPDGKVVEAEAAHGTVTRHYRQHQQGKPTSTNPIASIYAWTRGLAHRGKLDGNQELIDFATTLEDVVITTVESGAMTKDLAALVGPEQAYQTTEEFLSTLAANLKARLA; this is encoded by the coding sequence TTGTCCAAGATCAAGGTTGAAGGCACCGTCGTCGAGCTCGACGGCGACGAGATGACGCGCATCATCTGGCAGGCCATCAAGGACCAGCTCATCCACCCGTACCTCGACGTGAACCTCGAGTACTACGACCTCTCGATCCAGAAGCGCGACGAGACCGACGACCAGATCACCGTCGACGCGGCGCACGCCATCCAGAAGCACGGCGTCGGCGTCAAGTGCGCCACGATCACCCCCGACGAGGCCCGCGTCGAGGAGTTCGGCCTGAAGAAGATGTGGCGCTCGCCGAACGGCACGATCCGCAACATCCTCGGCGGCGTGATCTTCCGCGAGCCGATCATCATCTCGAACATCCCGCGCCTCGTGCCCGGATGGAACAAGCCGATCATCGTCGGCCGCCACGCGTTCGGCGACCAGTACCGCGCCACCGACTTCCGCTTCGAGGGCGAAGGCACCCTCACGATGACCTTCACCCCGAAAGACGGCTCGGAGCCGCAGCAGTTCGAGGTCTTCCAGTCGCCGGGCTCGGGCGTCGCCATGGGCATGTACAACCTCGACGCGTCGATCAGGGACTTCGCCCGCGCCTCGCTGAACTACGGCCTCGCGCGCAACTACCCGGTGTACCTCTCGACGAAGAACACGATCCTGAAGGCCTACGACGGCCGCTTCAAAGACCTGTTCCAGGAGGTCTTCGACGCCGAGTTCAGGCAGGCGTTCGAGACCGCGGGCCTCACCTACGAGCACCGCCTCATCGACGACATGGTCGCGGCATCCCTCAAGTGGGAGGGCGGCTACGTCTGGGCGTGCAAGAACTACGACGGCGACGTGCAGTCCGACACCGTCGCACAGGGCTTCGGTTCGCTCGGCCTCATGACGAGCGTGCTCGCCACGCCCGACGGCAAGGTCGTCGAGGCCGAGGCGGCCCACGGCACCGTCACGCGCCACTACCGCCAGCACCAGCAGGGCAAGCCCACCTCGACGAACCCGATTGCGTCGATCTACGCGTGGACGCGCGGCCTCGCGCACCGCGGCAAGCTCGACGGCAACCAGGAGCTCATCGACTTCGCGACGACGCTCGAAGACGTCGTCATCACGACGGTCGAGTCGGGCGCAATGACGAAAGACCTCGCGGCGCTCGTCGGCCCCGAGCAGGCGTACCAGACGACCGAGGAGTTCCTCTCGACCCTCGCCGCCAACCTCAAGGCACGACTGGCGTAG
- a CDS encoding GNAT family N-acetyltransferase, giving the protein MAELRLEELSASNIVAANNLSLKPGQEQFIAPVTYSAEASVVNPNTAWQRVVLLDDKVVGFIHGNFDPENSHEEFRACIWRINVDAEVQGKGVGRFAAEALAGEAKRRGFDRITVLWEPGAEGPEAFFHRIGFKDVGETAYGDVIGALEL; this is encoded by the coding sequence ATGGCTGAGCTGAGACTCGAAGAACTGTCGGCATCGAACATCGTCGCCGCGAACAACCTGTCGCTGAAGCCCGGCCAGGAACAGTTCATCGCCCCCGTCACGTACTCGGCGGAGGCATCCGTCGTGAACCCCAACACCGCGTGGCAGCGAGTCGTGCTGCTCGACGACAAAGTGGTCGGATTCATCCACGGCAACTTCGATCCCGAGAACTCCCACGAGGAGTTCCGCGCGTGCATCTGGCGCATCAACGTCGACGCCGAGGTGCAGGGCAAGGGCGTCGGCCGCTTCGCCGCCGAGGCGCTCGCGGGCGAGGCCAAGCGCCGTGGCTTCGACCGCATCACCGTGCTGTGGGAGCCGGGCGCAGAGGGCCCTGAGGCGTTCTTCCACCGCATCGGCTTCAAAGACGTCGGTGAGACGGCGTACGGCGACGTGATCGGCGCGCTCGAGCTCTGA